From one Desulfurobacterium pacificum genomic stretch:
- the rnpA gene encoding ribonuclease P protein component: MEKKIRYTFKKHERLRKQKEFERVFKEGRSYGGNAVAFYFAESEAGFPRAGFIASKKISKKAVIRNRAKRLMREVFRLNKHKLKPVDIIFIARKGIVGRKLQEVEEDFLKLAQKAGILKE; this comes from the coding sequence GTGGAAAAGAAGATAAGATATACGTTTAAGAAACATGAAAGGCTCAGAAAGCAAAAAGAGTTTGAGAGAGTTTTCAAAGAAGGAAGAAGCTACGGTGGTAACGCCGTAGCTTTTTATTTTGCAGAATCAGAAGCAGGATTCCCGAGGGCAGGTTTCATAGCTTCAAAGAAAATTTCCAAGAAAGCTGTTATCAGGAATAGGGCTAAAAGGTTGATGAGGGAAGTGTTTCGTCTGAACAAACATAAGCTAAAACCAGTTGATATTATTTTTATTGCAAGAAAGGGAATAGTAGGTAGGAAGTTGCAGGAGGTGGAGGAGGATTTTTTGAAACTTGCCCAAAAAGCAGGAATACTAAAGGAATAG
- the lysA gene encoding diaminopimelate decarboxylase produces MSEIYPYLKYVEKNLHFENVNLKDLALKEGTPLYVYSKNALLYWFNEFDSAFREINHITCFAVKSCSNVNILSILREAGAGADTVSAGEIFRSLTAGIDPKKIVFAGVGKREDEIEYAIEKDILLINVESESELKTVEKVAGKLQKNVSIAFRVNPEVDAGTHPYISTGLKTSKFGINYEEAIDLYKLAANSKWLNPKGIHFHIGSQITDISAFEEAAKKIANLVKELHSIGIEIEYFDAGGGLGINYNPSIPPIPSKALAEKLIPIVKEIGCTLILEPGRRISGNAGILLTKVIYVKERDEKLFYIVDAGMNDLSRPSLYKAYHHIVPVEEKNGIVKKADVVGPICETGDILAEGRELPELKEGDVIAVLSAGAYGFSMSSNYNSRPRAAEILVDSNTYRIIRQRETLGDLIARETLPPVK; encoded by the coding sequence ATGTCCGAAATCTACCCATACCTTAAATACGTTGAAAAAAACCTACACTTTGAAAACGTTAATCTAAAAGATTTGGCGCTCAAAGAAGGAACCCCTCTCTACGTTTACAGCAAAAACGCCCTCCTCTACTGGTTTAACGAGTTTGACAGCGCTTTCAGAGAAATAAATCACATAACTTGCTTTGCCGTAAAATCCTGCTCTAACGTAAACATACTCTCCATTCTTAGAGAAGCAGGCGCAGGCGCAGACACCGTATCGGCAGGCGAAATATTCAGGAGCCTAACGGCAGGCATAGACCCTAAAAAAATCGTTTTTGCAGGAGTAGGAAAAAGAGAGGATGAAATAGAATACGCCATAGAAAAAGATATCCTTTTAATCAACGTAGAATCGGAAAGTGAACTTAAAACAGTAGAAAAAGTGGCAGGGAAACTACAGAAAAACGTTTCTATTGCGTTCAGAGTAAATCCAGAAGTTGACGCAGGAACGCACCCTTACATATCAACAGGTCTCAAAACGAGTAAATTCGGCATAAATTACGAAGAAGCTATAGACCTCTATAAGTTAGCAGCTAATTCCAAATGGCTTAACCCCAAAGGTATTCACTTTCATATAGGCTCTCAGATAACAGACATCTCAGCATTTGAAGAAGCCGCTAAAAAAATCGCCAATTTAGTTAAAGAACTTCATTCCATAGGAATAGAAATAGAATATTTTGATGCAGGCGGCGGGCTTGGAATCAACTATAACCCATCAATTCCACCCATTCCATCAAAAGCCTTAGCCGAGAAACTAATTCCGATAGTAAAAGAAATAGGCTGTACCCTTATATTAGAACCTGGAAGGAGAATTTCCGGAAACGCAGGAATTCTCTTAACCAAAGTTATATACGTAAAAGAAAGAGATGAAAAACTTTTCTACATCGTTGATGCAGGAATGAACGACTTATCAAGACCTTCCCTATACAAAGCCTACCACCATATAGTTCCCGTTGAAGAAAAAAACGGAATAGTCAAAAAAGCAGACGTAGTGGGACCAATCTGCGAAACAGGAGACATTTTGGCAGAAGGTAGAGAACTTCCAGAACTAAAGGAAGGAGACGTCATTGCCGTTTTAAGTGCAGGCGCTTACGGATTTTCAATGTCTTCCAACTATAACTCTCGTCCAAGAGCCGCAGAAATCTTAGTTGATAGTAATACCTACAGAATAATAAGGCAGAGAGAAACCTTAGGAGATTTAATAGCAAGGGAAACTTTACCACCTGTAAAATAG
- a CDS encoding P-II family nitrogen regulator — MKKIEAIIKPFKLEEVKDALTEIGVQGLTVSEVKGFGRQKGHTELYRGAEYVVDFIPKIKIEVIVPDSIADKVVETIVNAAKTGRIGDGKVFVIPVEDAIRIRTGERGENAI, encoded by the coding sequence ATGAAGAAGATAGAAGCGATTATTAAGCCGTTCAAGTTGGAAGAAGTGAAAGATGCTCTAACGGAAATAGGTGTTCAAGGTCTTACAGTTTCAGAGGTAAAAGGTTTTGGAAGACAGAAGGGACATACAGAGCTTTACAGAGGTGCAGAATACGTTGTTGATTTCATCCCTAAGATAAAGATAGAAGTGATAGTTCCTGATTCTATAGCTGACAAAGTAGTAGAAACGATTGTAAACGCTGCCAAAACAGGTAGAATTGGTGATGGAAAAGTTTTTGTTATTCCGGTTGAAGATGCTATCAGAATTAGAACAGGTGAAAGGGGAGAAAATGCAATTTAA
- a CDS encoding ammonium transporter codes for MIEDGIKQLVQSLNVLYLLAGAVMILAMHAGFAFLEAGTVRVKNQVNALVKIIVDVSVATLAYYFIGYPLAHKVCFVRSATSLMADQGFELVRFFFLLMFAACISAIVSGGVAERMKFKPYITAGFFLAGVVYPIFEALIWGERWSPAFQGFVEHLFGAPIHDFAGSMVVHALGGWIALPAILILGPRMGRYVNGKSKPIPISNIPYLALGSWILILGWFGFNVMSSQSIETISGLVAVNSLMATAGGIIGGTLFGKNDPGFVHNGALAGLVAICAGSDIVNPIAAFVIGFVAAWIFVKAFVWEQEKLKIDDVLGVWPLHGINGIWGGIAAGIFGQKVLGGLGGVSILSQIFGAVLTIIYALVAGYVLYGILDKVMGLRLTEEEEFNGSDLSIHHITAYPEEKFKV; via the coding sequence ATGATTGAAGACGGAATTAAACAGCTGGTACAGTCTCTGAACGTTCTCTACCTTTTAGCCGGTGCTGTAATGATTTTAGCTATGCACGCCGGTTTTGCCTTTTTGGAAGCTGGAACTGTGAGAGTTAAGAACCAGGTTAACGCCCTCGTAAAGATAATAGTTGACGTTTCTGTAGCGACGTTGGCTTACTACTTTATAGGTTACCCTCTTGCCCATAAGGTTTGCTTCGTTCGTTCAGCAACTTCTTTAATGGCAGACCAGGGATTTGAGCTTGTAAGGTTCTTCTTCCTCTTGATGTTTGCTGCATGTATTTCAGCTATTGTCTCTGGTGGTGTTGCTGAGAGAATGAAGTTTAAACCTTACATTACGGCAGGTTTCTTCTTGGCAGGTGTTGTATATCCGATTTTTGAAGCTCTTATCTGGGGAGAAAGGTGGTCTCCTGCATTTCAAGGCTTTGTGGAGCATCTTTTCGGAGCGCCAATTCACGACTTTGCTGGTTCTATGGTTGTTCACGCTCTCGGTGGCTGGATTGCACTGCCAGCTATACTCATTTTAGGACCGAGAATGGGTAGATACGTAAATGGAAAGTCTAAGCCTATTCCTATCAGTAATATTCCTTATCTTGCTTTAGGTAGCTGGATTTTGATTTTGGGTTGGTTCGGCTTTAACGTTATGAGCTCTCAGAGTATAGAAACGATTTCCGGTCTTGTTGCTGTGAACTCTTTAATGGCAACTGCTGGTGGTATTATCGGCGGAACTTTGTTCGGTAAAAACGACCCTGGATTCGTTCATAACGGCGCTTTGGCAGGGCTTGTGGCTATATGTGCTGGTTCCGATATTGTTAATCCTATTGCTGCGTTTGTTATCGGTTTTGTTGCCGCTTGGATATTCGTTAAGGCTTTCGTTTGGGAGCAGGAGAAGTTAAAGATAGATGATGTTTTGGGTGTTTGGCCTCTTCATGGAATTAACGGTATATGGGGTGGAATTGCTGCGGGGATTTTTGGACAGAAGGTTTTAGGTGGTTTGGGAGGAGTTTCTATACTCTCTCAAATTTTTGGAGCTGTATTGACCATTATTTATGCACTTGTAGCAGGTTACGTTCTTTACGGCATTTTGGATAAGGTTATGGGTCTCAGGCTTACAGAAGAAGAAGAGTTTAATGGTTCTGACCTCTCTATTCATCATATTACTGCCTATCCCGAGGAGAAGTTTAAGGTTTGA
- a CDS encoding PD-(D/E)XK nuclease family protein yields MIELPHRLENSFFAVRQFTTYFDIKLTEYQPIVTGKYSGTYKELINLILEENLTPIPRFLSNQEIFLITEKAIEEITGKIAEEFEYVESTVERIRDLNQHNVENETAWESLSKLPEETRWKFKKLLKIKEIVESSTNNIPNATDTFQLFKRDFRKDIKVNVILFPFIFPIEKQLLKNWNSTVTFFSIPELNISNNLFTSLRNSIKESEIKVEEIPANTLVHTLNLERKEISTPTKLTIKECKTRGESVKYIVDTIIHLLEKGLMPHEIVVTGSSLDEISQLLYYLLKEKNVPFRFQIRSIPLISSPFIKHLLNHIKSTPSPPKNLSEWLEYSVDLYYKTSFNEETTIKHLEKFAEEATTLKKLNLLPSHKLSPEEAFNRLKLFFRERYMPVEDNDPYGVHICSPEAAISLFPKAVIFENLSEGVYPRTYPFDPEFSYEERKLINKAINRENIAEEPFPTRERLIGYDILTFSYLLSLPLEELHITYLSGKGKSLFAELLEEKVSKERERAEITTSISVSCYKVFKGLKKPDNLPWEKGIESWKNREQDLSYNFYIKDKQLKKELTHKIPTTTISTYLECPPKALLSLAFPQETEQTIEQLEGTIYHEGIRKLFSKQHTKEEVKALVESFLNEENPHHLLLSSHITENLHRFLSFFKNHPMTQQGKILQEYPVELTISNVKITGRIDMLIENNGKFTVIDFKSRNVNKSSYNPPNPQSIQTICYALAINAPLENTEFHFISVSRSGKKVKEENWRKTFNGNDRKVKEAILKLKIAITAMKNGIFTPYTFKINWREKRIELNENPCLENYYISESTKRTLEKAFTKILKHYLTEEP; encoded by the coding sequence GTGATTGAACTACCGCACCGATTAGAAAATAGCTTCTTCGCAGTAAGACAATTTACGACTTACTTTGATATAAAACTGACTGAGTATCAACCAATAGTAACAGGAAAGTATTCAGGTACCTATAAAGAGCTTATAAATCTAATTTTAGAGGAGAACCTAACCCCTATACCGCGTTTCCTCTCCAACCAAGAAATATTCCTTATCACCGAAAAAGCAATAGAGGAAATAACTGGAAAAATCGCTGAAGAATTTGAATATGTAGAATCCACTGTAGAAAGAATAAGAGATTTGAATCAACATAATGTGGAAAACGAAACTGCGTGGGAATCCTTGTCAAAACTACCCGAAGAAACCCGCTGGAAGTTCAAAAAGCTTTTAAAGATTAAAGAGATAGTAGAAAGCAGTACTAACAATATTCCCAACGCAACAGATACTTTTCAACTCTTTAAAAGAGACTTCAGAAAAGACATAAAAGTAAACGTTATTCTATTTCCTTTTATATTCCCTATAGAAAAGCAGCTGTTAAAAAACTGGAACTCAACAGTAACCTTTTTTTCTATCCCTGAGCTAAACATTAGTAACAACCTATTTACATCTTTAAGAAATTCCATTAAAGAAAGTGAAATTAAAGTAGAAGAAATCCCTGCAAATACCTTAGTCCACACCCTAAATCTTGAAAGAAAAGAAATCAGTACCCCTACAAAGTTAACAATTAAAGAGTGCAAAACCAGAGGCGAAAGTGTTAAGTATATAGTAGACACCATCATCCATCTTTTAGAAAAGGGACTTATGCCTCATGAAATCGTCGTAACAGGAAGTTCCTTAGATGAGATTTCTCAACTTCTTTATTACCTCCTAAAGGAAAAAAACGTTCCCTTCCGTTTTCAAATAAGAAGTATCCCTTTAATCAGCTCTCCGTTCATAAAACATTTACTAAACCACATAAAATCCACCCCCTCTCCCCCAAAAAACCTTTCCGAATGGCTTGAATATTCCGTTGACCTTTACTATAAAACCTCTTTCAACGAAGAAACTACAATAAAACACTTAGAGAAATTCGCCGAAGAAGCCACAACGCTAAAAAAACTGAACCTCCTTCCATCTCACAAACTATCCCCAGAAGAAGCATTCAATCGCCTAAAACTTTTCTTCAGAGAAAGGTACATGCCCGTTGAAGATAACGACCCTTACGGAGTCCACATCTGTTCACCAGAAGCCGCAATTTCCCTATTCCCAAAAGCTGTTATATTTGAAAATCTCTCCGAAGGTGTATACCCAAGAACATATCCCTTTGACCCTGAATTCTCCTATGAAGAAAGAAAGCTGATAAACAAAGCCATCAACCGCGAAAACATAGCTGAAGAACCTTTTCCAACCAGAGAAAGATTAATTGGTTACGACATACTAACATTCTCCTACCTCCTTTCCCTACCTTTAGAAGAGCTTCATATAACATACCTATCAGGTAAAGGCAAATCACTATTTGCCGAACTCTTAGAAGAAAAGGTCTCCAAAGAAAGAGAAAGGGCAGAAATAACTACTTCCATAAGCGTTTCTTGCTACAAAGTTTTCAAAGGACTAAAAAAACCAGATAATCTACCGTGGGAAAAGGGTATTGAAAGCTGGAAAAACAGAGAACAGGATTTAAGTTACAACTTCTACATAAAAGACAAGCAATTAAAAAAAGAACTTACGCACAAAATCCCCACCACAACTATCTCCACCTACCTTGAATGCCCTCCAAAAGCGCTGCTATCTTTAGCGTTTCCACAGGAAACAGAACAAACTATAGAACAGTTGGAAGGAACCATTTACCACGAAGGAATAAGGAAACTTTTTTCAAAACAACACACGAAAGAAGAGGTAAAGGCTTTAGTTGAAAGCTTCCTCAACGAAGAAAATCCCCACCACCTCCTCCTCTCCTCCCACATAACAGAAAACCTCCATCGCTTTCTATCTTTCTTCAAAAACCATCCAATGACTCAACAAGGAAAAATCCTCCAGGAGTACCCCGTTGAACTCACCATATCAAACGTTAAAATAACTGGCAGGATAGACATGCTCATAGAAAACAACGGCAAATTCACCGTCATAGATTTTAAATCACGAAATGTAAACAAAAGCTCATACAACCCGCCCAATCCCCAATCCATTCAAACAATATGCTATGCCCTCGCCATCAACGCTCCTTTAGAAAACACAGAATTCCACTTTATATCGGTCTCAAGAAGTGGAAAAAAAGTAAAAGAGGAAAACTGGAGAAAAACGTTCAACGGAAACGATAGAAAAGTAAAAGAAGCTATTTTAAAACTAAAAATAGCCATAACAGCTATGAAAAACGGTATTTTCACCCCCTATACCTTTAAAATAAACTGGAGAGAAAAAAGAATAGAACTAAACGAAAATCCCTGCTTAGAGAATTACTACATCTCTGAAAGTACAAAACGCACTTTAGAGAAAGCCTTCACTAAAATACTAAAACACTACCTAACCGAAGAACCATGA
- the rpmH gene encoding 50S ribosomal protein L34, with protein MSTKRTYQPSRLHGKRVHGFRARMKSKSGRKILKRRRQKGRWKLTISDEWKRR; from the coding sequence TTGTCCACAAAGAGAACATACCAGCCAAGCAGGCTTCACGGTAAGAGAGTTCACGGCTTCAGAGCAAGAATGAAGAGCAAATCTGGTAGAAAAATCCTAAAGAGAAGAAGGCAAAAAGGACGTTGGAAGTTAACGATAAGCGACGAGTGGAAAAGAAGATAA
- the yidD gene encoding membrane protein insertion efficiency factor YidD, producing MKKLLVLIIKAYQKLISPVLPHSCRYYPSCSSYAILAIEKYGTTKGLIKTIWRILRCNPFSKGGIDYP from the coding sequence ATGAAAAAACTTCTTGTTTTAATCATAAAAGCTTACCAGAAACTTATATCTCCAGTTCTTCCCCACAGTTGCAGGTACTACCCATCATGCTCCTCCTACGCGATATTGGCGATTGAAAAATATGGAACAACCAAAGGACTAATTAAGACGATATGGAGAATCTTACGCTGTAACCCATTTTCAAAGGGTGGAATAGACTACCCGTAA
- a CDS encoding energy transducer TonB — protein sequence MRKKLIIAFIISTLIHLTVLYNLKLKLATFEKNNKENVVEISLSAPLATPPKKEKKISTTKPKIKKVKQKTKLQPKPKPKSKPPQKKKTKTHLKSQKQKSFKPKKIHPPISTKPQNKKQIVETPKEKISTAQKTISSPPSPIQSPLKTAPSKIQPTSQLPKPNVTSTSIKENKREKEEYLKLIIAELEKHKKYPLIARRLGIEGTVTVEFIVKKDGSLKYVKIVSSSGNSILDSAAEKLVKACHFPPLPADFKEDSFKVKIPIHYKLQ from the coding sequence ATGAGAAAGAAACTCATAATCGCCTTCATAATATCAACGTTAATACACTTAACCGTTCTCTACAACTTAAAACTGAAATTAGCTACTTTTGAAAAAAACAACAAAGAGAACGTAGTAGAAATATCCCTTTCTGCTCCATTAGCAACACCTCCGAAAAAAGAAAAGAAAATCTCAACTACAAAACCAAAGATAAAGAAAGTAAAACAGAAAACAAAACTTCAACCAAAACCTAAACCAAAATCAAAACCTCCCCAAAAGAAAAAAACGAAAACCCACCTTAAATCCCAAAAACAGAAAAGCTTTAAACCCAAAAAAATCCACCCCCCAATCTCCACAAAACCCCAAAATAAAAAACAGATAGTGGAAACCCCGAAAGAAAAAATATCAACAGCTCAAAAAACTATCTCCTCTCCTCCGTCTCCTATCCAGTCTCCCCTAAAGACAGCTCCAAGCAAAATACAACCCACCTCTCAACTCCCAAAACCAAACGTAACATCTACATCCATAAAAGAAAACAAAAGAGAAAAAGAAGAATACCTAAAACTGATAATCGCCGAACTTGAAAAACACAAAAAGTACCCGCTAATTGCCAGAAGGTTAGGAATAGAAGGAACCGTAACGGTGGAATTCATCGTTAAAAAAGACGGTTCTCTTAAATACGTTAAAATCGTATCATCAAGCGGTAATTCCATTCTTGATTCAGCCGCAGAAAAGTTAGTAAAAGCCTGTCACTTTCCTCCCTTACCTGCTGACTTCAAAGAAGATAGTTTTAAGGTTAAAATTCCCATACATTACAAACTCCAGTAA
- the glnA gene encoding type I glutamate--ammonia ligase: protein MRPTNAKEVVELIQREGIKFVDLRFTDMFGTWHHITFPAHEISEESFEQGLFFDGSSIRQWQPINASDMMFKLDPTTATVDPLSEIPTLVVIADIVDPVTKEPYHKDPRNIAKKAIEYLRSTGIGDTVYCGPEPEFFIFDDVKFDVGMNYGFYEVDSVEGIWRSGADENPNLGHKIKVKGGYFPVPPLDQLDHIRKVISLKAEEAGLVIECLHHEVATGGQCEIDFRFGTLIEAADNVQWLKYLVKNVAKMFGKTATFMPKPLFGDNGTGMHTHMSIWKNGENLFNGDQYAGLSETALYFIGGIIKHAKAVCAFTNPTVNSYKRLVPGYEAPVNLCYSARNRSASIRVPVVTSPKAKRIEVRFPDSSGAPYLAFTALLMAGLDGIENKIHPGEPVDKNLYDLPPEELKDIPTVPGSLEEAINALEKDYEFLTKGGVMTEQFLEDYIEYKRKEEIDPVRLRPTPMEFMLYYDV from the coding sequence ATGAGACCAACGAACGCTAAAGAGGTTGTAGAACTTATTCAAAGAGAAGGTATTAAGTTCGTAGACCTCAGATTTACCGACATGTTCGGAACATGGCATCATATTACTTTCCCAGCTCATGAGATTTCCGAAGAGAGCTTTGAGCAGGGTCTTTTCTTTGATGGTTCTTCTATCAGACAGTGGCAGCCTATCAACGCAAGTGACATGATGTTTAAACTTGACCCAACAACTGCAACTGTGGACCCACTTTCCGAAATTCCAACCCTTGTTGTAATTGCTGATATTGTTGACCCTGTTACAAAGGAACCTTACCACAAAGACCCAAGGAACATTGCTAAGAAAGCTATTGAATACCTCAGGTCTACAGGTATTGGAGATACTGTTTACTGCGGTCCAGAACCTGAATTCTTCATTTTTGATGACGTTAAGTTTGATGTTGGTATGAACTACGGTTTCTACGAAGTTGACAGCGTTGAGGGTATCTGGAGAAGCGGTGCAGATGAGAATCCTAACCTTGGTCATAAGATAAAAGTTAAAGGTGGTTACTTCCCTGTTCCACCACTTGACCAGCTTGACCACATTAGAAAGGTTATCTCTTTAAAAGCTGAAGAAGCAGGACTTGTTATTGAATGTCTCCACCACGAAGTTGCTACTGGTGGACAGTGTGAAATAGACTTCAGATTCGGTACTCTTATTGAGGCTGCTGACAACGTTCAGTGGCTTAAGTACTTGGTTAAGAACGTAGCTAAGATGTTTGGAAAGACTGCTACGTTTATGCCTAAGCCACTCTTCGGTGATAACGGAACAGGTATGCATACTCATATGTCTATCTGGAAGAACGGTGAGAACCTCTTTAACGGCGACCAGTATGCTGGACTTTCTGAAACTGCCCTTTACTTCATCGGTGGAATTATTAAGCACGCAAAGGCTGTTTGTGCGTTTACGAACCCAACAGTTAACTCTTACAAGAGACTTGTTCCTGGATACGAAGCACCTGTTAACCTCTGCTACTCTGCAAGAAACAGGTCTGCTTCTATTAGAGTTCCAGTTGTTACATCTCCTAAAGCTAAGAGAATTGAGGTTAGATTCCCTGACTCTTCAGGTGCACCGTACCTTGCCTTTACTGCGCTTCTCATGGCTGGTCTTGATGGAATTGAGAACAAGATTCATCCAGGAGAGCCTGTTGATAAGAACCTTTACGACCTTCCACCAGAAGAGCTTAAGGATATTCCTACTGTTCCAGGTTCTCTTGAAGAAGCGATTAACGCTCTTGAGAAAGACTACGAGTTCCTTACAAAAGGCGGCGTAATGACTGAGCAGTTCCTTGAGGACTACATTGAGTACAAGCGTAAGGAAGAGATTGACCCAGTTAGACTAAGACCAACTCCAATGGAGTTTATGCTTTACTACGACGTTTAA
- a CDS encoding purine-nucleoside phosphorylase yields MKAADFIREQTGIETFDVAIVGGSGISLGNSATEIPYSLIPGMPEPYVPGHSGVLKVLTIGTKPVLFFEGRFHYYEGRTDAEILFIPYLCKKLGVKIFIPTCSSGAVSRKAANCDVGIITDHINLMGRNPLTGLIKNYGAKVFVNGKEFYSERLAKAFLETSLKLGIKAEKVTLAAVLGPNYETFAEIRMLEVLGADCVSMSTVPEVIAANFLGIETIALTVPVNDTLKLKTNHEEVVKVAERKSSLLSELIVEALSNF; encoded by the coding sequence ATGAAAGCAGCGGACTTTATAAGAGAACAAACAGGAATAGAAACGTTTGATGTAGCGATAGTAGGCGGTTCGGGCATATCGTTAGGAAACTCAGCTACCGAAATTCCATACAGTCTGATTCCCGGAATGCCCGAACCTTACGTTCCCGGTCACAGTGGCGTGTTAAAAGTTCTTACAATCGGCACTAAACCAGTCCTATTCTTTGAAGGCAGATTCCACTACTACGAAGGTAGAACCGACGCAGAAATCCTTTTCATACCTTATCTCTGCAAAAAATTGGGAGTCAAAATATTCATTCCAACATGTTCTTCAGGTGCTGTATCAAGAAAAGCGGCAAACTGCGACGTTGGAATAATCACAGACCATATCAACTTAATGGGAAGAAACCCTCTAACGGGACTTATCAAGAATTACGGCGCAAAAGTATTTGTAAATGGAAAGGAGTTCTACAGTGAGAGACTTGCAAAAGCTTTCTTGGAAACGTCGCTGAAGTTAGGAATAAAAGCCGAAAAAGTAACGTTAGCAGCCGTATTAGGACCAAACTACGAAACCTTTGCAGAGATAAGAATGCTTGAAGTTTTAGGCGCAGATTGTGTCAGCATGTCTACCGTCCCTGAGGTAATAGCTGCAAACTTTTTAGGTATAGAAACAATTGCGCTTACCGTTCCGGTTAACGATACTCTCAAGCTAAAAACAAACCACGAAGAAGTAGTTAAAGTTGCAGAACGTAAATCCTCCCTACTTTCGGAACTCATAGTAGAAGCTCTGTCAAACTTTTGA
- a CDS encoding Fur family transcriptional regulator has product MEKSAKKRKRNTRQKAVVYQVVKDSCDHPTAEMVYERAKKEIPTISLGTVYRVLKELAEEGKIKEIIIDKQSRFDRKTDFHHHFICKGCGKIEDIETPVCRYTCRKVEQKGYIVEEIEYKFYGYCDKCAQKMCREIG; this is encoded by the coding sequence TTGGAAAAATCTGCTAAAAAGAGGAAGAGAAATACCAGGCAAAAAGCGGTTGTGTATCAGGTAGTGAAAGATTCCTGTGACCACCCTACAGCTGAAATGGTGTACGAGAGGGCAAAGAAGGAGATTCCGACAATAAGCCTTGGAACTGTCTATAGAGTTTTGAAAGAGTTAGCTGAGGAGGGGAAGATAAAAGAAATAATAATTGATAAGCAGTCAAGGTTTGACAGGAAAACAGACTTTCACCACCACTTTATATGTAAAGGTTGCGGAAAAATAGAGGATATAGAAACACCGGTTTGTAGATATACGTGTAGAAAGGTGGAACAGAAGGGTTATATCGTAGAAGAAATAGAGTATAAGTTTTACGGCTATTGTGATAAATGTGCACAGAAAATGTGCAGGGAAATCGGCTGA